In Flavobacterium cerinum, one genomic interval encodes:
- a CDS encoding TolC family protein, with amino-acid sequence MKNSSLWLGAFFLFGIFTVEAQEKKMALEEAIQLAMTQSTEAKLAETKVATKAFEMQSVKNRQYPDLKVSGQYQRLTNADVNLKLGGGGEESGAAPKVNQLMLGQASASLPLFSGFKIQNNIKVAENLYQAEQYTSKNIKEQLALNVVKLYVNLYKAQESTQLITENIKSAEQRVKDFQAMETNGLIARNDLLKAQLQVSNYKIALEDAKKNVNIINYQLVTLLKLSEGTQIVPDATAFQKTNALNSSIEDALTGRNDLEAIRSQQKAADANVKIAQGNYYPSISIMGGYIALDLQNVMTVTNAMNFGVGLSYDLSSIFKNGKEVKAAKSKAHEAEQAVEMMTDRVKVETQQANENYQLALKQNKVYLEAVEQATENYRIVKDKYDNGLSDTNDLLEADVEQLQSKINLAYSKANSIEKYYTALAAGGKLTTTLTLTKN; translated from the coding sequence ATGAAGAATAGTTCCCTCTGGTTGGGCGCCTTCTTTCTGTTTGGTATTTTCACTGTGGAAGCACAGGAAAAGAAAATGGCATTAGAAGAAGCGATACAACTGGCTATGACACAAAGTACCGAGGCAAAACTGGCTGAAACCAAAGTAGCCACTAAAGCATTTGAAATGCAATCGGTAAAAAATCGTCAATATCCCGACCTGAAAGTTAGCGGACAATATCAGCGCCTGACCAATGCTGATGTGAATCTGAAACTGGGCGGTGGCGGAGAAGAATCCGGTGCGGCACCAAAAGTAAATCAATTAATGTTAGGACAAGCGAGTGCTTCCTTACCGTTGTTTTCGGGATTTAAAATTCAAAACAACATTAAGGTAGCCGAGAACTTGTATCAAGCCGAACAGTACACTTCCAAAAACATCAAAGAACAATTAGCTCTTAATGTAGTAAAACTTTATGTAAACCTATACAAAGCACAGGAAAGCACACAATTGATCACTGAAAATATTAAGAGTGCCGAACAACGTGTTAAGGATTTTCAAGCGATGGAAACCAATGGTCTTATCGCCCGAAATGATTTACTAAAAGCCCAATTACAGGTATCCAATTACAAGATTGCATTGGAAGACGCTAAAAAGAACGTCAACATTATTAATTACCAACTGGTCACTTTATTAAAATTATCAGAAGGTACTCAAATCGTTCCGGATGCTACAGCTTTCCAAAAAACGAATGCTTTAAATTCCAGTATAGAAGATGCGTTGACCGGAAGAAATGATTTGGAAGCTATCCGTTCGCAACAAAAAGCAGCTGATGCCAATGTAAAAATTGCTCAGGGAAATTATTATCCTTCCATTTCAATAATGGGTGGTTATATCGCTTTAGATCTTCAGAATGTAATGACGGTGACCAATGCTATGAATTTTGGAGTTGGCCTTTCTTATGATCTGTCTTCCATCTTTAAAAACGGAAAAGAAGTAAAAGCAGCAAAAAGTAAAGCACACGAAGCGGAACAAGCTGTTGAAATGATGACCGACCGTGTAAAAGTGGAAACCCAACAGGCAAACGAAAATTATCAGTTGGCACTAAAACAAAACAAAGTATATCTGGAAGCTGTTGAACAAGCTACTGAAAATTACCGTATTGTAAAAGATAAATACGATAATGGTTTGTCTGACACCAACGACTTACTGGAAGCCGACGTAGAACAATTACAATCCAAAATAAATCTGGCTTATTCCAAAGCCAACAGTATTGAAAAATACTACACAGCTCTTGCTGCCGGCGGTAAATTAACCACAACTTTAACACTCACCAAAAACTAA
- a CDS encoding TetR/AcrR family transcriptional regulator: MSDFNDKQQEILQVAEKLFSEHGFDGTSVRDIAKAANINVAMISYYFGSKEKLLEALIIARISGLRLQIENLHKESLTPFEKIDKLIELYITRINKNKGMYQIIHFEISSKKREINCESFNEVKRYNLEALEDIIKEGQDKGDFKPNINVTLIPPTVMGTYFHFQMNRPFYVETLGLDTPEKYDHYIKNDLTKHIQKTIKALLTYEE; this comes from the coding sequence ATGTCTGATTTTAATGATAAACAACAAGAGATTCTGCAAGTCGCAGAGAAGTTGTTTTCCGAGCATGGTTTTGACGGTACTTCCGTCAGAGATATAGCCAAAGCAGCCAACATCAACGTAGCCATGATCTCTTACTATTTTGGCTCGAAAGAAAAATTACTGGAAGCTTTGATTATAGCAAGAATATCCGGTTTACGATTACAGATCGAGAATTTACACAAAGAGAGTCTCACTCCTTTTGAAAAAATAGACAAACTCATTGAACTGTACATTACCCGAATCAATAAAAACAAAGGAATGTATCAGATTATTCATTTTGAGATCAGTTCCAAAAAACGGGAAATCAATTGTGAGTCATTCAATGAAGTAAAGCGATACAATTTAGAAGCATTGGAAGACATTATCAAAGAAGGTCAGGACAAGGGTGATTTTAAACCGAACATCAATGTTACACTGATTCCGCCTACGGTAATGGGTACTTATTTTCATTTTCAGATGAACCGTCCGTTTTATGTCGAAACGTTAGGACTGGATACGCCTGAAAAATATGATCATTACATCAAAAACGATTTAACAAAACACATACAAAAAACCATTAAAGCACTTTTAACCTATGAAGAATAG
- the trpA gene encoding tryptophan synthase subunit alpha — MNRITQKLQEDKKILSLYFTAGYPHLDDTVRIIETLEKSGVDMIEIGLPFSDPLADGPTIQASSTQALENGMTTHYLFDQLKDIRKTVRIPLLIMGYFNPIMQYGVENFCRKCSEIGIDGLIIPDLPIAVYEKDYRAIFEQNGLFNIFLITPQTSTERIQHIDTISNGFIYMVSSASVTGTQNTFGPIQQDYFEKIAKMKLKNPQIVGFGISNRATFLQATQDQKGAIIGSAFVNYLKKNPIESIPEFIKNIV, encoded by the coding sequence ATGAATCGCATAACTCAAAAATTACAGGAAGATAAAAAGATATTGTCCCTTTATTTTACAGCCGGTTATCCCCATCTGGACGATACGGTACGTATTATTGAAACACTCGAAAAAAGTGGAGTCGACATGATTGAAATCGGTTTGCCATTTAGCGATCCGTTGGCCGATGGTCCTACCATACAGGCGAGTTCAACACAGGCATTGGAAAACGGAATGACCACACACTATCTATTTGATCAATTAAAAGACATCCGAAAAACAGTACGCATTCCATTATTAATCATGGGTTATTTTAATCCGATTATGCAATATGGCGTTGAAAATTTCTGTCGGAAATGTTCCGAGATCGGTATTGACGGATTGATCATTCCTGATCTTCCGATCGCGGTTTATGAAAAGGATTATCGAGCTATTTTTGAGCAGAACGGATTATTTAATATCTTTCTGATTACACCACAAACATCAACAGAACGCATTCAGCATATCGATACCATTTCCAACGGATTTATTTATATGGTGAGTAGCGCGAGTGTAACCGGAACTCAAAATACATTCGGACCAATACAACAGGATTATTTCGAAAAGATTGCAAAAATGAAGTTGAAAAATCCGCAGATAGTCGGATTCGGAATCAGTAATCGTGCGACCTTTTTACAAGCCACACAAGATCAAAAAGGTGCGATAATCGGCAGTGCTTTTGTCAATTATCTGAAAAAAAATCCAATTGAAAGCATTCCGGAATTTATCAAAAATATAGTTTAA
- the trpB gene encoding tryptophan synthase subunit beta yields MKTNTTYHADNQGYYGEFGGAFIPEMLYPNVEELRQRYLSIMEETAFQQEFQQLLKDYVGRPTPLYYAERLSQHYKTRIYLKREDLCHTGAHKINNTIGQILLAKRLGKQRIIAETGAGQHGVATATVCALMGLQCIVYMGEIDIQRQAPNVARMKMLGAEVRPATSGSKTLKDATNEAIRDWINNPVDTYYIIGSVVGPHPYPDMVARFQSIISEEIQQQLFEKEGRKNPDYVIACVGGGSNAAGAFYHFTDDETVRLIAVEAAGKGINSGESAATSALGKTGIIHGSKTLLMQSEDGQITEPYSISAGLDYPGVGPLHAHLFTSGRAEFVAATDDEAMQAGLELCKTEGIIPAIESAHALAVLNQRQFGADDIVVINLSGRGDKDLNTYISYFGF; encoded by the coding sequence ATGAAAACTAACACAACATATCACGCAGACAATCAAGGCTATTACGGAGAATTCGGCGGTGCTTTTATCCCCGAAATGCTTTATCCGAATGTAGAAGAATTACGCCAGCGTTATTTAAGCATCATGGAAGAAACTGCTTTCCAACAGGAATTTCAGCAATTACTAAAAGATTATGTCGGTCGCCCGACACCTTTATACTATGCCGAAAGACTTTCGCAGCACTATAAAACCCGGATTTATCTGAAACGGGAAGATTTGTGCCATACCGGTGCGCATAAAATCAACAATACGATCGGACAAATATTATTAGCCAAACGCCTTGGTAAACAACGAATCATTGCCGAAACCGGAGCCGGTCAACATGGCGTAGCAACCGCAACGGTATGCGCTTTAATGGGCTTACAATGTATCGTTTATATGGGCGAAATTGACATTCAACGCCAGGCACCGAATGTCGCCCGAATGAAAATGCTCGGCGCCGAAGTACGTCCGGCCACTTCGGGTTCCAAAACGCTAAAAGATGCTACAAATGAAGCCATTCGTGACTGGATCAACAATCCGGTAGATACGTATTATATCATCGGTTCGGTAGTAGGTCCACATCCTTATCCGGATATGGTTGCGCGTTTTCAAAGTATTATTTCCGAAGAGATTCAGCAACAATTATTCGAAAAAGAAGGTCGGAAAAATCCGGATTACGTTATTGCTTGTGTTGGTGGCGGTAGTAATGCCGCCGGAGCTTTTTATCATTTTACGGATGATGAAACAGTCCGATTAATCGCTGTAGAAGCAGCCGGAAAAGGCATTAATTCCGGAGAAAGTGCCGCTACTTCCGCTTTAGGTAAAACCGGTATTATTCACGGAAGCAAAACCTTACTGATGCAATCGGAAGACGGGCAAATTACCGAACCTTATTCTATTTCCGCCGGATTGGATTACCCGGGAGTCGGTCCGCTTCACGCCCATTTGTTTACCAGCGGGCGAGCCGAATTTGTAGCCGCTACCGATGACGAAGCTATGCAAGCCGGACTTGAACTTTGTAAAACCGAAGGTATCATACCCGCTATAGAAAGTGCCCATGCACTGGCGGTATTGAATCAACGCCAATTCGGAGCAGACGATATTGTTGTGATCAATCTTTCCGGTCGCGGAGACAAAGATCTGAATACGTATATCTCCTATTTCGGCTTTTAG
- a CDS encoding phosphoribosylanthranilate isomerase, translating into MKYVENIAAIAHLQPDYMGFIFYKNSARYFDGLIPEIPKSIKKTGVFVDSDLKTVLETVKQYDLQAVQLHGTETPELCLEIRRNTNVEIIKTFSIDAAFDFTLLQDYETACDYYLFDTKGKFPGGNGFAFDWKILERYPSDKPYFLSGGIGPEDSTAILQSGLSPYAIDINSKFETVPGLKDPHLCEQVVLKIRNNEN; encoded by the coding sequence ATGAAATATGTTGAAAATATAGCAGCTATAGCCCACTTACAACCGGACTATATGGGTTTTATTTTCTATAAAAACTCGGCGCGCTATTTTGATGGTCTTATTCCCGAAATACCAAAATCCATCAAAAAAACCGGTGTTTTTGTTGATTCCGATTTAAAAACCGTATTGGAAACCGTTAAGCAATATGATTTACAAGCGGTTCAGCTTCACGGAACGGAAACTCCGGAACTGTGTCTTGAAATACGAAGAAATACAAATGTGGAAATCATCAAAACCTTTTCTATTGATGCTGCTTTCGATTTTACACTGCTTCAGGATTATGAAACCGCTTGCGACTATTATTTGTTTGACACCAAAGGAAAGTTCCCCGGCGGAAACGGTTTTGCCTTTGACTGGAAAATTCTGGAGCGGTATCCATCCGATAAACCGTATTTTCTAAGCGGCGGTATCGGACCGGAGGATAGTACTGCCATTCTCCAATCCGGATTATCACCTTATGCTATCGACATCAACAGTAAATTTGAAACAGTACCCGGCCTGAAAGATCCACACTTATGTGAGCAGGTCGTTTTAAAAATAAGAAACAATGAAAACTAA
- the trpC gene encoding indole-3-glycerol phosphate synthase TrpC: MTILDQIIADKRQEVALKKSIIPTIQLEASALFERKVYSLSRNLENSSSGIIAEHKRRSPSKSVINNNYTVEEVVKGYETAGASGISVLTDGKYFGGSLDDLVLARASVHLPLLRKEFIIDEYQILEAKAYGADVILLIAAVLSSAEIKQLSEFAQQIGLEVLLEVHNEAELLKSLMPSINMIGVNNRNLKNFEVSLDYSKTLAEHIPKDFIRISESGIRTPEAVKELRNYGYKGFLIGENFMKSNDLNNSIKNFINQLTVF, translated from the coding sequence ATGACCATTTTAGATCAGATCATAGCCGATAAACGCCAGGAAGTTGCTTTAAAAAAGAGCATTATTCCGACTATTCAACTGGAAGCTTCTGCTTTATTCGAACGCAAAGTATACTCATTAAGTCGGAATCTCGAAAATAGTTCGTCCGGTATTATCGCGGAACACAAACGTCGTTCACCGTCAAAATCGGTAATCAATAATAATTATACTGTTGAAGAAGTCGTAAAAGGATATGAAACAGCGGGAGCCAGTGGTATTTCCGTTTTAACCGACGGCAAATATTTTGGCGGATCATTGGATGATTTAGTCCTGGCGAGAGCTTCGGTACATCTTCCGTTACTTCGAAAAGAGTTTATTATTGATGAATACCAGATTCTGGAAGCCAAAGCCTACGGAGCTGATGTGATTCTTCTGATCGCTGCGGTTTTATCATCGGCAGAAATCAAACAACTTTCGGAATTCGCACAACAAATCGGTTTAGAAGTTTTACTGGAAGTTCATAATGAGGCCGAACTTTTAAAAAGTCTGATGCCAAGTATTAACATGATCGGAGTGAATAACCGAAACCTGAAAAATTTTGAAGTCAGCCTGGATTACAGTAAAACATTGGCTGAACACATTCCAAAAGATTTTATTCGTATTTCTGAAAGCGGCATTCGTACACCGGAAGCGGTAAAAGAGCTTCGGAATTATGGTTATAAAGGCTTTTTAATCGGTGAAAATTTTATGAAAAGTAATGATTTAAATAACAGCATTAAAAATTTTATAAATCAATTGACTGTATTCTAA
- the trpD gene encoding anthranilate phosphoribosyltransferase: MKTILNRLINQEVLSREEAKSVLVNISNGQYNPSQIASFLTVYMMRSITIDELAGFRDALLDLCIPVDLSDYTTIDLCGTGGDGKDTFNISTLASFVVAGAGVKVAKHGNYGVSSISGSSNVMENLGIRFSNDNSFLQQCIEDANICILHAPLFHPAMKNVGGIRKELAVKTFFNMLGPMVNPSFPKNQMVGVFSLELARMYAYLYQNTSINFTILNSLDGYDEISLTGSTKVISNRSEQILNPDDFNVSFLNANAIKGGTTVTESAQLFLDIISGKGTEAQNNVVCANAALALATVNNISITDGFGLAQESLQSGKALDKLKKLQQLSTN, from the coding sequence ATGAAAACAATATTAAACCGATTAATAAATCAGGAAGTCCTTAGCCGGGAAGAAGCCAAAAGCGTTTTGGTTAATATCTCTAACGGACAATACAACCCTAGTCAGATTGCCAGTTTTTTAACCGTGTATATGATGCGAAGTATTACTATCGATGAACTGGCCGGATTCCGCGATGCATTACTGGATCTTTGTATCCCTGTTGATCTGTCAGACTACACTACTATCGATTTATGCGGAACGGGTGGCGATGGTAAAGATACTTTTAATATTTCGACATTAGCTTCGTTTGTTGTAGCCGGTGCCGGTGTTAAAGTGGCCAAACACGGAAACTATGGGGTTTCATCGATCTCCGGTTCCAGTAATGTAATGGAAAATCTGGGAATCCGATTTAGCAATGATAATTCGTTTCTGCAACAGTGTATCGAAGATGCCAATATTTGTATTCTTCACGCTCCTTTATTTCATCCGGCCATGAAAAACGTAGGCGGAATTCGTAAGGAACTGGCGGTGAAAACCTTTTTCAACATGTTGGGACCAATGGTAAATCCTTCCTTTCCTAAAAATCAGATGGTTGGTGTTTTTAGTCTTGAATTGGCTCGGATGTATGCTTATTTATACCAAAACACGTCGATTAATTTTACGATTCTAAATAGTTTGGACGGCTATGATGAAATATCATTAACCGGAAGTACCAAAGTGATTTCGAACCGAAGTGAACAAATACTGAATCCGGACGATTTTAACGTTAGCTTTCTTAATGCTAATGCCATAAAAGGCGGAACTACAGTAACCGAATCGGCACAACTTTTTCTGGATATTATTTCCGGAAAAGGAACCGAAGCCCAGAATAACGTGGTTTGTGCCAATGCTGCTCTTGCTCTCGCTACCGTTAATAATATTTCCATTACTGATGGATTCGGACTCGCGCAGGAAAGCTTACAATCCGGAAAAGCATTGGATAAATTAAAAAAATTACAACAATTAAGCACGAATTAA
- a CDS encoding anthranilate synthase component II, producing the protein MKKIVVIDNYDSFTYNLVHYLEDLDCSVTVFRNDEFLMDELKDFDKIVLSPGPGIPDEAGLLKEVIRTYAPTKSILGVCLGQQAIGEVFGGSLINLEKVYHGVATPVTITVDDESLFEGLSKNIEVGRYHSWVINPENFPTELEITSVDDSGQIMSLRHKTFDVKGVQYHPESVLTPEGKTILKNWIKS; encoded by the coding sequence ATGAAAAAGATAGTAGTCATAGATAATTACGACAGTTTCACTTATAATCTGGTACATTACCTGGAAGATCTGGACTGCTCCGTAACGGTTTTTCGCAATGATGAATTCCTGATGGATGAACTTAAGGATTTTGATAAAATAGTATTATCGCCCGGTCCCGGAATTCCTGATGAAGCGGGTTTACTAAAGGAAGTAATCCGAACATATGCGCCTACTAAAAGTATTTTAGGTGTATGTCTGGGCCAACAAGCTATCGGAGAAGTATTCGGAGGAAGTTTGATCAATCTTGAAAAAGTATATCATGGTGTCGCAACTCCGGTTACCATCACGGTTGATGACGAATCGCTTTTTGAAGGATTAAGTAAAAATATAGAAGTGGGACGTTATCATTCCTGGGTGATTAATCCTGAGAACTTTCCGACTGAACTGGAAATCACTTCCGTAGATGATTCCGGACAAATTATGTCACTCCGCCATAAAACTTTTGATGTAAAAGGCGTGCAATACCATCCGGAAAGTGTACTTACTCCTGAAGGGAAAACGATCCTGAAAAACTGGATAAAAAGCTAA
- a CDS encoding anthranilate synthase component I family protein — MKKFHLHTQYKQILADTITPVSIYLKIRDKFPNSLLLESSDYHTNTNSFSYICCNPIASIKIENENLIQSFPDGTQTNETLSDGHDVAKTVQEFASRFESESHGFKFINNGLFGYIAYDAVRYFEKVEIAKKQNDLQIPDIYYAVYQNIIAINHFKNEAYIFCHSVDNRNNIPEIEQLLLSKNFASYAFDKEGDVTSNLTDAEFKKQVAQAKQHCFRGDVFQLVLSRRFTQAFKGDEFNVYRALRSINPSPYLFFFDYGNFKIMGSSPEAQLVVQNRKAEIHPIAGTFKRTGNDETDSALAKQLSEDPKENSEHVMLVDLARNDLSRNGHQVQVEKYREVQFFSHVIHLVSKVTGQLNDATTTMQTVAATFPAGTLSGAPKHRAMQLIESIENTSRNFYGGAIGFMDFDGNFNHAIMIRTFLSQNHQLHYQAGAGIVADSSEESEMQEVYNKLGALTKALDLATTI; from the coding sequence ATGAAAAAATTTCACTTACATACCCAATACAAACAAATCCTGGCAGATACAATTACCCCGGTAAGTATCTATCTGAAAATCCGTGATAAATTTCCAAATAGTTTACTATTAGAAAGCAGTGATTATCATACCAATACCAATAGTTTTTCCTATATCTGTTGTAATCCGATAGCCAGTATTAAAATCGAAAATGAAAATCTGATACAATCCTTTCCGGACGGAACACAAACAAATGAAACCTTATCTGACGGACACGACGTAGCTAAAACGGTACAAGAATTTGCTTCCCGTTTTGAATCGGAAAGTCACGGTTTTAAATTTATCAATAACGGTTTGTTCGGTTATATTGCTTATGATGCTGTGCGTTATTTTGAAAAAGTTGAAATCGCTAAAAAGCAAAATGATTTACAAATACCGGACATTTATTATGCTGTTTATCAAAATATTATTGCTATTAATCACTTTAAAAACGAAGCGTACATTTTTTGCCACAGTGTAGACAATCGTAACAATATCCCGGAAATCGAACAATTATTGCTTTCAAAAAACTTTGCCAGTTATGCTTTTGATAAAGAAGGAGATGTAACTTCTAATCTAACCGATGCCGAGTTTAAAAAGCAAGTCGCACAAGCGAAACAACATTGTTTTCGCGGAGATGTTTTTCAATTGGTTTTATCGCGTCGTTTTACACAGGCATTTAAAGGAGATGAATTTAATGTATACCGTGCATTGCGCAGTATTAACCCTTCGCCTTATCTGTTCTTTTTCGACTACGGCAACTTTAAAATCATGGGATCTTCACCGGAAGCGCAACTGGTTGTCCAAAACCGAAAAGCAGAAATTCATCCGATTGCCGGTACTTTTAAACGAACCGGAAATGACGAAACGGACAGCGCACTGGCCAAACAATTATCGGAAGATCCGAAAGAAAATAGCGAACACGTTATGTTAGTCGACCTGGCACGAAATGATTTAAGCCGAAACGGACATCAGGTACAGGTTGAAAAATACAGGGAAGTTCAGTTTTTTTCACATGTGATTCATCTGGTTTCAAAAGTTACCGGGCAATTAAATGATGCTACAACGACTATGCAAACCGTAGCCGCTACTTTTCCGGCCGGAACCTTAAGCGGCGCTCCGAAACATCGTGCCATGCAACTGATTGAAAGCATTGAAAATACCTCCCGAAATTTTTACGGCGGTGCTATTGGATTTATGGATTTTGACGGTAACTTTAATCACGCAATTATGATCCGTACTTTTTTAAGTCAGAATCACCAGTTACACTATCAGGCCGGTGCCGGAATTGTGGCCGATTCTTCGGAAGAAAGTGAAATGCAGGAAGTCTATAATAAATTGGGAGCGCTAACCAAAGCATTGGACCTGGCAACCACTATTTAA
- a CDS encoding helix-turn-helix domain-containing protein: MKQMVSENGHYLIGLEQNKTGLLSDPIQFPEYAVLLIHKGKGTYHADFSSFGFSGPMLLFATPMQTIYLQSETPVTYTLLRFHTDFYCIETHREEVACNGLLFNTIYIEPSVTISETEHTALYQLIEQMKEELERKDRSEMVIRAYLQLLLAKCSSMKLRSLNDKELNLPKDAIMEKFRLLLDEHYLTLHKPNDYADLLAVSPNTLSKKAVRYFGKTPSQLIQERLILEAKKMLHLTSYSIKEIAYRLQFNDEYYFSRFFKKHTQVSPLVFRNESGRTTTVNLSIQ, encoded by the coding sequence ATGAAGCAAATGGTATCAGAAAACGGACATTATTTAATCGGATTGGAACAGAATAAAACCGGATTGTTGTCGGATCCGATTCAATTTCCGGAATACGCGGTACTCTTAATTCACAAGGGAAAAGGAACGTATCATGCCGATTTTTCGTCCTTCGGATTTTCCGGACCGATGCTATTGTTTGCAACACCTATGCAAACAATATACTTACAATCTGAAACACCGGTTACTTATACGCTTTTGCGATTCCACACCGATTTTTATTGCATTGAAACACATCGGGAAGAAGTAGCCTGTAACGGACTGCTTTTTAATACTATTTATATTGAACCTTCGGTCACGATTTCTGAAACCGAACATACGGCTTTGTATCAACTAATAGAGCAGATGAAAGAGGAACTCGAGCGAAAGGACAGATCAGAAATGGTAATTAGAGCCTATTTACAACTATTGTTAGCCAAATGTAGTAGTATGAAACTTAGATCATTGAATGATAAGGAATTAAATCTGCCGAAAGATGCTATAATGGAAAAATTCCGTCTGCTATTGGACGAGCATTATCTCACATTGCATAAACCAAATGATTATGCCGATTTACTGGCTGTTTCACCCAATACGCTAAGTAAAAAAGCAGTTCGTTATTTTGGAAAAACACCTTCTCAGTTAATACAGGAAAGACTTATACTGGAAGCTAAAAAAATGCTTCATCTTACTTCTTATAGTATTAAGGAAATTGCATACCGGCTGCAATTTAATGATGAATATTATTTTAGTCGCTTTTTTAAAAAACATACGCAAGTATCGCCACTGGTATTTAGAAATGAGTCGGGAAGAACCACAACGGTAAATTTGTCCATCCAATAG
- a CDS encoding isochorismatase family protein, protein MKKVVITGLLLVSSFFAQAQLPDPGFSIDERTAIVITDPQNDFFSETGKGWGIFKESIQKNQTKEHIEQIFKAANEKNMLVFVSPHYYYKHDHQWHFEGPVEKMMHVNGMFERTNPIREEHFEGSGADWYTPFKKYISGDNFIVTSPHKIFGPETNDLVLQLRKRKIDKVVLIGMAANLCSESHLRELLEQGFETAVIFDATAGAIIKEANIDAPEAALTNFRMLAGKVYQTRDFLKELSKLPVIKKN, encoded by the coding sequence ATGAAGAAAGTAGTAATAACGGGACTACTATTAGTTAGTTCCTTCTTTGCTCAGGCACAATTACCGGATCCGGGATTTTCAATTGATGAAAGAACGGCTATTGTTATTACCGATCCGCAGAATGATTTTTTTAGTGAAACGGGTAAAGGATGGGGAATCTTTAAAGAAAGTATTCAAAAAAATCAGACAAAAGAGCATATCGAACAGATTTTTAAAGCTGCGAATGAGAAAAATATGTTGGTATTTGTATCGCCGCATTACTATTATAAACACGATCATCAATGGCACTTTGAAGGTCCGGTTGAAAAAATGATGCACGTTAACGGAATGTTTGAAAGAACCAATCCGATTCGGGAAGAACATTTTGAAGGATCCGGTGCCGATTGGTACACGCCTTTTAAGAAGTATATCAGCGGTGATAATTTTATCGTCACAAGTCCACATAAAATTTTCGGACCGGAGACAAATGATCTGGTTTTACAGTTGCGAAAAAGAAAGATTGATAAAGTAGTATTAATCGGAATGGCCGCAAATTTATGTAGCGAATCCCATTTAAGAGAACTATTGGAGCAAGGATTTGAAACAGCTGTAATATTTGATGCAACAGCGGGAGCGATCATTAAAGAAGCCAATATTGATGCACCGGAGGCGGCACTGACTAACTTTAGAATGTTAGCCGGTAAAGTATATCAAACCCGTGATTTTCTAAAAGAATTATCAAAATTACCGGTAATTAAAAAGAACTAA
- a CDS encoding carboxymuconolactone decarboxylase family protein — MSNIKVPTRDQVSQDSQVIFDQLQKGLGKVPNLYATIGYSSNALKALLGLEEQLNKGVFTVTEKEAINLVVSEVNNCDYCLAAHTLIAGMKGISKEETLNFRRGSVNDPKLNAVLQLAKSVAENKGKADPDKVEDFLAAGYDNAAVMELIGFVILRSFTNYVYALTEVPVDFPAVEKLA; from the coding sequence ATGAGCAATATAAAAGTTCCAACAAGAGATCAGGTGAGTCAGGACTCACAAGTTATATTTGATCAATTACAAAAAGGTTTAGGTAAAGTACCCAATCTATATGCAACAATCGGTTATTCTTCCAATGCCTTAAAAGCCTTATTAGGTTTAGAAGAACAATTAAATAAAGGCGTTTTTACTGTAACGGAAAAAGAAGCCATTAATCTGGTTGTTTCAGAAGTTAATAACTGTGATTACTGTTTAGCCGCTCATACCCTGATTGCCGGTATGAAAGGAATTTCCAAAGAAGAAACGCTAAATTTTAGAAGAGGAAGTGTAAACGATCCCAAACTGAATGCCGTCCTTCAGTTAGCAAAATCTGTAGCGGAAAACAAAGGAAAAGCAGATCCGGATAAAGTAGAGGATTTCCTGGCTGCCGGTTATGATAATGCTGCAGTTATGGAGCTGATCGGATTTGTAATCTTACGATCATTCACTAACTATGTATATGCATTAACCGAAGTTCCGGTTGATTTCCCCGCTGTAGAAAAATTGGCGTAA